In Rhodohalobacter barkolensis, the following proteins share a genomic window:
- a CDS encoding SDR family oxidoreductase translates to MDIQNKTAIVTGASRGIGLAISKALINEGVTVAGWSRNPPDSFTNEYFHHIKVDLTVEYLVKAAYEKTVKKLGSFIPILINNAGMGYRGPTEEMPSDKWRQLFDLNVHGLFYTTKHVIPQMKKENSGHIINIGSGAGTNGIAEMSCYCGTKFAVNGITESLHQELRDFGIKVSCLSPGSVDTGFSQSKKNKLMPEDLAASVVHMLRCPKNFHYTDVQVRPLQP, encoded by the coding sequence ATGGACATTCAAAACAAAACAGCAATTGTAACAGGTGCCAGTCGAGGAATTGGACTGGCGATTTCAAAAGCACTCATCAATGAAGGCGTAACCGTTGCAGGATGGAGCCGGAATCCACCCGATTCGTTCACCAATGAATATTTTCACCATATCAAAGTGGATTTAACCGTCGAGTACTTAGTCAAAGCAGCTTATGAGAAAACCGTAAAAAAGTTGGGCAGTTTTATCCCTATCCTCATCAACAATGCAGGAATGGGATACCGCGGGCCTACCGAGGAGATGCCAAGCGACAAGTGGCGACAGCTTTTTGACCTGAATGTGCACGGTCTGTTTTATACAACAAAGCACGTGATACCTCAGATGAAAAAAGAGAACTCAGGTCACATCATTAACATTGGGTCGGGAGCGGGCACAAACGGTATTGCAGAAATGAGTTGTTACTGCGGCACCAAATTCGCCGTCAACGGAATCACAGAATCACTCCACCAGGAGCTTCGTGATTTTGGGATCAAGGTCAGCTGTCTGTCTCCGGGATCTGTGGATACCGGATTCTCCCAATCAAAGAAAAACAAACTGATGCCTGAGGATTTGGCCGCATCTGTCGTCCACATGCTCAGGTGTCCGAAAAACTTCCACTACACAGATGTTCAGGTTCGGCCGCTGCAGCCTTAA
- a CDS encoding S41 family peptidase has protein sequence MSYRYNFLASILIFLIAAPSLFSQGTQLLREPTISENSIVFVHAYDLWKVPLSGGKATRLTSNIGGERAPHFSPDGSMVAFTGQYDGNSDVYVVSADGGSPERLTWHPGDDVVTGWSPDGKILFRSSRDGHPTQTNRIWKVSPDGGTPTVLPIPRIASGDISPDGQYIAYNPITFWDPEWRNYRGGQAQPIWIVDLESYDLIQTPRTDNERHTDPAWLGDDVFYLSERDYANNIWSYNPQTGEEKQWTFHSQFDAKNIDAGFGMVVYEQGGYLHLLDPETGNSEQLEIDVAGDMSYGRTRWEEPSAGNLSNASISPTGKRAVFEYRGEIITVPKEDGTWRNLTNSSSSAERYPVWSPQGDKIAWFSDKSGEYTLMISDQFGLEEPRMIELPNPTFYFRPDWSPDGQHIAYTDTDYNLWYVNVESGDAELVDTDGYAHPNRTLNPVWSPDSQWIAYVKLLDNQFKALHVHNVETGETHQLTDGMSDTITPAWSEDGKYIWFLASTNYGLNTGWLDMSSYNMPVTRALYMIVLNDDEPSPLLPKSDDEIAESENKEDDSDESEDEIRVVIDTEGIAERTLAISIPERNYTGLLPGPGGSVFYTEAVPNEGTRLHKYDLDTQESSLFMAGFNEGAVSHDRKSLLYRSGSTWGIAETATGEKSPADGAIDISGINVKVNPNEEFTQIFRDGWRFMRDFLYVDNIHGAPWEQVYEWYAPWVEHAKHRSDLNYVLDIMSGEAAVGHSYVGGGDFPDLEEVQAGLLGADISLQNSRFRIDKIYTAESWNPDLRAPLSGPGLDVNEGDFILAVNGNPISPDENFYSYFEGTVNRQVQLLINDTPDEEGARLVTVVPIANEGGLRTRDWVETNRRMVDEMSDGQLAYVWVPNTGQGGYTYFNRYYFSQQDKLGAVIDERNNGGGSAADYMVDIMARELHGFFNSKAGDRKPFTTPGAGIWGPKVMVMNERAGSGGDLLPFLFRKMEIGPLVGTKTWGGLVGTWDTPPFIDGGYFVAPRGGFYNLDGEWDVEGEGVEPDIEVIQTPKEVIEGHDPQLERAVEEALRMLQNYENPIVPTPEDPVRWKRPDRFEMDNE, from the coding sequence ATGTCCTATCGCTACAATTTTTTAGCTTCTATTCTGATCTTTTTGATCGCAGCACCTTCACTCTTTTCTCAGGGAACCCAGCTTCTGCGTGAACCTACAATTTCCGAGAACAGTATTGTTTTTGTTCACGCCTACGACCTTTGGAAAGTTCCACTCTCAGGTGGTAAAGCAACCCGCCTTACAAGCAATATCGGGGGTGAAAGAGCGCCTCATTTTTCTCCCGATGGCAGTATGGTCGCCTTCACAGGACAATACGACGGCAACTCTGATGTATATGTGGTTTCAGCTGATGGCGGGTCACCCGAACGTCTAACCTGGCACCCCGGGGATGATGTAGTAACAGGCTGGTCACCGGATGGGAAGATCCTGTTCCGTTCATCACGTGATGGCCATCCCACTCAGACAAATAGAATATGGAAGGTAAGCCCTGACGGAGGTACGCCCACTGTACTACCAATTCCGCGAATCGCCAGTGGTGATATATCTCCCGACGGACAATATATCGCATACAATCCCATAACATTCTGGGATCCCGAATGGAGGAACTATCGCGGCGGGCAGGCGCAGCCAATCTGGATCGTCGATCTTGAATCATACGACCTCATTCAAACCCCAAGAACCGACAATGAACGCCATACCGATCCGGCCTGGCTCGGAGATGATGTGTTCTATCTGTCTGAAAGAGATTACGCAAACAATATTTGGTCCTACAATCCTCAAACCGGTGAAGAGAAGCAGTGGACATTTCACTCGCAGTTTGATGCAAAAAATATTGACGCCGGTTTTGGCATGGTCGTCTATGAACAAGGCGGATACCTGCATCTACTGGATCCTGAAACCGGAAACAGTGAGCAACTTGAGATAGACGTAGCCGGTGATATGAGCTATGGCCGCACCCGGTGGGAGGAACCATCGGCCGGAAATCTGAGTAACGCCTCAATTTCACCTACCGGAAAACGAGCGGTATTCGAATACAGGGGTGAGATCATAACGGTACCAAAGGAAGACGGAACATGGCGTAACCTTACAAACTCATCCTCTTCAGCAGAACGATATCCTGTTTGGTCACCCCAGGGTGATAAAATTGCCTGGTTTTCTGATAAAAGCGGGGAATATACACTCATGATTTCTGACCAGTTTGGTTTGGAAGAACCCCGGATGATTGAACTCCCCAACCCAACATTCTATTTCCGTCCGGATTGGTCGCCCGACGGACAGCACATCGCTTACACCGATACGGACTACAACCTCTGGTATGTTAATGTAGAATCAGGTGATGCCGAGCTTGTAGACACCGATGGATACGCACACCCAAATCGCACTTTGAATCCGGTATGGTCGCCCGATAGCCAATGGATTGCCTATGTGAAGCTTCTCGACAACCAGTTCAAAGCTCTTCATGTACACAATGTGGAAACAGGTGAGACACATCAACTGACTGATGGCATGTCGGATACAATTACTCCGGCGTGGAGCGAAGACGGTAAGTACATCTGGTTCCTGGCCAGCACCAACTATGGACTAAATACCGGCTGGCTAGATATGAGTTCATACAACATGCCGGTTACACGTGCCCTCTATATGATTGTGCTCAATGACGATGAACCATCGCCGCTACTGCCGAAAAGTGATGATGAAATTGCAGAATCAGAAAATAAAGAAGATGACAGTGATGAATCTGAAGATGAAATCAGAGTAGTTATTGACACTGAAGGCATCGCTGAACGCACCTTGGCTATAAGTATTCCCGAACGGAACTATACAGGACTTTTGCCCGGCCCCGGAGGTTCAGTTTTCTATACGGAAGCAGTCCCGAACGAAGGAACCAGGCTTCATAAATATGATCTTGATACGCAGGAAAGCAGCCTTTTCATGGCCGGTTTTAATGAGGGAGCGGTTTCTCACGACAGAAAATCCCTGCTCTACAGAAGCGGCAGCACCTGGGGGATAGCAGAAACAGCCACCGGTGAAAAATCACCCGCCGACGGCGCAATTGACATTTCAGGTATTAACGTAAAAGTTAATCCCAATGAAGAGTTTACCCAGATTTTCCGTGATGGATGGCGTTTTATGCGAGACTTCCTCTATGTTGACAACATTCACGGCGCTCCCTGGGAACAAGTTTATGAGTGGTACGCTCCCTGGGTTGAACACGCCAAACACCGCTCTGACCTGAATTACGTATTGGATATCATGAGTGGTGAGGCAGCTGTTGGTCACTCATATGTGGGAGGCGGTGACTTTCCGGATCTTGAAGAGGTTCAGGCCGGTCTGCTCGGGGCAGATATCTCCCTGCAAAACAGCAGATTTCGAATCGACAAGATCTACACTGCAGAAAGCTGGAATCCTGATTTAAGGGCGCCACTTTCAGGCCCGGGATTAGACGTGAATGAGGGAGACTTCATTCTGGCTGTAAATGGGAATCCCATCAGCCCGGACGAAAATTTTTACAGCTATTTTGAAGGCACGGTAAACCGTCAGGTTCAGTTGCTCATAAACGATACACCCGACGAAGAGGGTGCCCGTCTCGTGACAGTCGTTCCAATTGCCAATGAAGGTGGTTTGAGAACCCGGGACTGGGTAGAAACCAACCGGCGAATGGTTGATGAGATGTCTGACGGACAGCTTGCTTATGTGTGGGTACCTAATACAGGCCAGGGCGGCTACACTTACTTCAACCGTTACTATTTTTCACAGCAAGACAAACTCGGCGCAGTGATTGATGAACGAAATAACGGCGGAGGGTCAGCTGCAGATTATATGGTCGATATCATGGCTAGGGAACTACACGGGTTTTTTAACAGTAAAGCAGGTGACCGAAAACCGTTTACTACACCGGGTGCCGGAATATGGGGACCCAAAGTAATGGTGATGAACGAACGAGCCGGCTCAGGCGGAGACCTCCTTCCATTTCTTTTCAGAAAGATGGAGATTGGCCCGCTGGTTGGAACCAAAACCTGGGGAGGACTAGTGGGAACTTGGGATACGCCACCCTTTATAGATGGCGGATATTTTGTAGCACCTCGCGGTGGGTTCTATAACCTTGACGGAGAGTGGGATGTAGAAGGAGAAGGCGTAGAGCCCGATATTGAAGTGATCCAAACTCCAAAAGAGGTCATTGAAGGCCACGATCCTCAGCTGGAACGCGCGGTTGAAGAAGCACTGCGGATGCTCCAAAACTATGAAAATCCGATAGTGCCCACCCCTGAAGATCCCGTACGATGGAAACGTCCTGACCGATTTGAAATGGATAACGAGTAA